In Coffea arabica cultivar ET-39 chromosome 9e, Coffea Arabica ET-39 HiFi, whole genome shotgun sequence, the genomic window CAGTCAATATGGTTGATCAGGAAAACTGAAagataaggaaaagaaaaaggagaaaaaaaaatcagtaatGTTATGTATACATCCATACTTTTTCCCTGAGCCACACCATCTTTTATGCCCCCCATCTTCTGATTCAGGACAAATTCTATGTGTCATTCCCCACTGTAAAAGTAGAAGATCCATGACAAACAGCCATATTGTTAGTCCTTGCTACTAGAGTTGGAACTCCAGTGGGCACCCAAGTGTTACAAGATGAGCCCTGATCATAAAGACCAGCCCTCAATGTCCCATTTGATGATGGTAGGGGATGATAATAGAAGTTCCTTGTTTGGTAGGGATCACTTGAGCCAAACATGTTTTCATAGCCAATTGCTTTTACCCCATTCTCTCCAAAGCCATTTCCCTGATTCTGACTACCTTCTTCAGCAATAACTGTAGTACTCATTGGCAGCAGATAGCTACTACTGCTTCCATATCCAACGCCTTGATAGGCAGCATTGTCATTCGAGCCATTGCTGTAGATGACAGAGTTACAGCTAGAACTGTGTTCCATGGATGAAGAATCCAAGCTCATGAGGTTGTGAAGTACAGAAGGTTGAAGGAAATTGTGTGTGTTCCCCAATTGAAGTTGATGCAAATCATGAAAGCTGTGGCTGACATCCGAATCATTTTCTTGCTTGCACCATAACCTTTGCTGTTGACCATAAGGGTAATGCATGGTTAATGGCTGGGCTTGCTGGAATGCAATTGTAGGCCAGGCATGCTGAGCTCCATAGCTACTCATTCCATCTGTTAAATGTGAACTTAAGTTATCATTATTTGTTCTATGAGCATCCAAAGCCATTTCAGCTTGTTCAGCATCCTTCAAACGCTTAGCAGCTCCACCTATTGGTAAAGTGCTGCTCTCAAGTATGCTCTTGACATCATATCGACTAATCTCAAAATTAGTAACTGCATTCAGTCCACGAAATTTAATTGCTGCAATGTCGTAGGCTTCTGCTGCTTCCTCTTGTGTGCCTAAAGAATTTATTAAGCCACAGAATTGAGAATAGAGGAATAAAAGAGTCACAATCACTAAAGATATGCCAACAACATAGTTTCATTGGAACGGTTAGTGGAACAGCCACTGAAAATTAAAccaagtaaaaaaattttatgtgcATTCATTCAAGGTACATGACATGAGTAATTTGATCTCTAGCCTAATGTCGCGGTATCGCAGAgaacaaaaagttgaaattgaTGACTTACTGAAAGTTCCCAAGTAGAGATCCTTGTTTCCAGCAACTCTTCCAATTCTTGCTTGCCATCTTCCATGCTGATGGTGTCTGTTAGCAAAGACAGCAACCATATAATTTAAGAAGAGTGGCAAGAAACGGAGTCATTGATCAGCATTTACTAACGCAGAAGAAGCCTAGATTCAATTGCTATTTTGATCAACATAAACATGATCCTATGAAACGACATATTTTCCAATCTTATAGTAAGTAAACAATGGCATTAGTTCCTCACTGGTGATGTGCTTGTTGGTTACGATGGTAGTTCAAGACAATAATCAATCAAGCATGTCAAACAGTAACACCATATGCCATTATCTTATTGATAAGTCTAACTAAGCGTGACAATTGAACCTTGGTAGTACCCAAGAATTTGTTGAACATATAAAAGACATCAAATACTCCACTGAAAAGTTTCAAACCCCCtaataatgaaatgaaataattgCCTCATGATAAGGCATAAAATAAACTGGTTCATGCCTACACTTTCCTTCCGCCGACATTCCGAAGTACCCCCATCAAAGCAAAAGacagaagaaaaagaattacCTTGTCACTCCTCGATAGATGGATGCACCACGGGAAAACCCACTACTCTTCCTGAGTTCAGTAAAGAATCCAGGCCATCAGCATTCGCATGTATTAATAATCATTTTTGTCTCAACGAATAACTCATTCTATTGCAGATTTGCAGGAGAGTACCTTCGTAAAGATGCAACATATTCCTGCCTCGTCATgtgtttcatttcttctatttctttttcGTAGTTGCTAATCTAAGAAGTTTGAAAAGATACATTATTAGTTATTCGAGCTATTTATGCTTCAATTTCTGGAGTGAAGGAATACTtatatattattaattttttttagtagtTATCACTCTTTGAGATCGATCTCTAAAATTATTTAGTCGTCAAGTAATTTTGTACCACTTTAGAATATTCAAAAAACAAAGTCAAAATGGTGCAAGACACTCACTGGAAAATTTGTAGTGGTAGTAGTACCCCAATACTTCAATGCTGCTAAATCATAAGCTCGAGCTGCCTTTTCTTCCTTGTCATAACCCCctgattttttttccccaacaataaaaatcaagagTGCCCACAATGAAACAAACATAAGAAACAATAGCTTTAATCGCATGCACAAAATTGCCCTTTAGGCACTTAAATTAAAATGGGAAAGGCAACATGCAATAGACGAAAAGCCATGGAAAAAGACACTTTCCACTCACCCAAATAAACTGCAAAACAATTGTATCCGCCACCCATCAAAACATATGCAAAATGGGAGACAAGGAAAAAAATAGTTAGAACTAAGAGACTCAAGTTTAACAAAAAGATGAAAAGCAATGAAATAGTAACTAATAATGGCAGACAATATATCACCATACCTTGCCTTCCCTTCCGAGTTTGTCCCTCTCTTCTACAACTATTATCCCAAAGATGTGCCTCGTATCTTCCAGTCCATCTATGCCTGCACTGACAAAAACCCCTAAAGCATTAAATCTCATCCGCCATTGTAGAATaaatatggaaaaaaaaatttgtgtccataaaaataaagaaaaggaaagaaaagaaagaaagaaagaatgaatgaatgagaaaaagaaggcaagcTATTCTTTCATATAGCACGAACGTTAAGAATTTATCATTAAGAATTTCAAAGGGAAAAAATGTAAAGAATACTTTTGTGTAACTTGTTAGAGATATACTATAAATACCTTGTTACACCACGGTAGATAGAAGTCCTTTGGCCAAAAGTATCGATAGACTTTCGAGGCACCGCTTCAATTGCACCGCTTTGGCTATCAAGACTAGTTATCCCAATCCCACCGTTTTGCTGCTTATTAGTATTGGTATTATCAGAAGTGGAACTCTCCCCACCACCTCCTTCACCATCTGAGCAACTTGCTGCAGTCAAGAGGGGCAAAGCAGATGTTGATTGTGACCCCATACTCATAGAAAGTGACAAGTTTTGAGCATTATTAGAGCACACCACAACCCCATCATTTCCATTGATGATCTTGTTCTCAGGCTGGGATGTACTGGGATTATTCCTCAACCAGTTCTTGATCATTGAGAGACCTATGGTACCATTACCATTGGAAGAAGAAGCCTCAACAGTTTGTGAAGGAAGGTGCAAGGAGTTTTGTCCACCAACTCCTAGGAAGTTTTCTAGTTTTGGTTCTTGGTTTTCAAGGTTGTGATTGTTGTTGTTGCAAGCCCTTCCCATCAACATAGACATCTCCGAACCGGCGGTTTTGTAGCTTGTGTTAGAGTTCATGTTCAGTTCCTTGAAACTCCAATCTGCAAAAAGAGTGAAAAGGGACACccccaaaagaaaataaaaatgagtatttttgaattgcatgaaggtgaatgaattttttttcttcctcaaaCAAGTTTTTGTTCTATACAAGGAAATTCAAGAACTTAACCAAAACTAAGTTAAAACCAGTTTAGGATGCGTACCTTGTGATTGGTTATTTCGGTTGAAAGCTTCTAATATGCCAAAAGGGGCAGGGAGATTAAGAGAAGGGATGGTTGAGGCATGAGAACTAAGATCAAAGCAATCTCCCGAGACATCTGTACCCGAGAGTTCTTCTGAGCTAAAAGTATCAAGACGAGGGACAGTGTTTTGGGAGTGATCTTGATGAGGTTGTGAAGGGATTTCTTGAGGTGATAAAGAGAAGCCAAGCCAGTTGTTCATGGAAGCCATAAGAAGTTAAATTGTATGTAGAGATTACAATATTTTAACTTCACTCTGCTGGTTTGATAGAGAAGTTAAACAGAACTAGTAAAAAGAAGTGCATGCATGAGGAGGGACTGTGAAGTGAAAAAACCCAAACAAGTACTTTgatggagaagaagaagaagaagaagcagaatAGGAAAGGTCTAACTCTGGAAAAGAGGAAGAGAAATCAGTTCTTTCAAGGCAAAATCAAGATTTATATGAAACCTCTCTCCATCTCTTTGGTCATAAATGGGGTGCCCTCTACTCCAAAGGGCAGTCACGACTCTAATcccaaaaaaatatatgattTCAACGAGGAGCAAATTGAGGGTTGATGCGGGGCGGTTTTGTAACTTCATCGTGTGCCCAAAAAATAGGTTGTAGAGTTGGAAAATAGTATAGTACTATGTACTAGTAGAAGTAGTGTACTTGGATTTTGAGTATATTCTTCCTTCCCGTCTAAGTAGACGAATATCATTTCTCCTGCCCAGAGCACCGATTTTTTCCAGTATTCTATTAGTATCTTTTGCTTTGGAAACTCTAGCTTAGAGCTAACTAAAGTCCAGACCACACAGTTactaaaaaagaacaaaaagtaCACGGGGAGCGAATATAAAAACCGTGCGCTGTGGCCTGCTGTATGATTGTGGAGCAATAGTAATAAAAGTTCTTCGTTTCTATCCAAGAATAGGCAGCTAGCAATTTCAAAGTTGAACTTATCTTCATGCCCTGGACAGTTTGTGCTAGTATATTACTATTACTACTTACTGTAGAAATGGTAGGTTATTGGCCCTAAGACATGGTCATAACCCTAGCAGCATGCGGTTCCTTAACCTTAAAACAAGCTGAATTCTCCTTTCAAGTTTGAACTGCCAaagatatttgacactaaaatAATTACAAATCCTACTTATTGTACCGTTGCTTAAAGTAGTAGTATTTCTTACATTGCATATTTAGGTACTAGACCTTTTAACACCATTTTAACGTAATTTATCATCTTTTTTGTTAAGGAAATAGATTACACAGTATTTCGAACCAACTTTTTAAAGAGATATATTACACAGTTTAGAGAAGTATATGAGTCGTGATAAGTCAATTAAGTCTGTTTGCTAGGAGAAAAAATATTACTCCACAGTTATTTGCTCGTTTGATGATGAGGTAATAGTTGCTCCTATAAATTTACCAACAACATTCTCTCCTTTCTTGAAGTTCTCCAAACATTCATGATACGTGAAAGAAAGAGTCTCAATCTTGATGTATAGACATTGTAGATAAAGACACCTGAGAAAAGGAAGATATAAAATCTGATGAGTCTGACAAAAAGTGTGAAGAAAAGCTCTTAATTCAGTAAAAACCCCCCCAACAGTCCACACCCATTTATTCATGGGCTGGAATTTATTCCATTCATAATTTTTTTCCATTCATAATTGATCATATGCCCAGTTGGAAATAAGTCATATCAGTGTCAGATATCTGCTCTCCTCTGCCACAACCCTTAACCAACCCCAACCCCCTCTTTCCCCCCTTCCATTCATTATCATCCCTCCTGCTCATCTCACACTCCTTTACTAGTCTCTCCTGCTTAGATTTCGCTACCCCCCACAGACCCCTCAGGCTCAGGCGGCCTTCAAGAACCCATAACTTCTTCACATTCCATCCATCCATTCTCTTATATTCTACTATTATCTTACAATCCTAATCATCAAACTGCTCCCCCGCTACAAACGGGGGACTACCTGTACTGCAACTAGTACCAGTactccctttcttttcctttcttgttctttttACTTGGCTTTTGCCTTGCTTCATGTTAGTGAATAATACTAATGAATATTTGGATGGTGATTTGATTAAGTATTGTTTCTCTCTCCCCGTGCGTGTGCGTCCAAAAGAGCTAGAGCTCTCATTGTCTACTGTACGATCTGTATGTAACGCAACAACAATAATTCGTCCATGCATGACTGACACTTGCTTTTCACTGTAGGCAAAGTTGATTGAGAGGGAGGATCCTCCTAGCTTCATATACAGGAGAGTATATGACTTTATGTATGTCATGAGCTTAATTGAAAAGACAAGAAATTAATTATGTGTTTAATGGAGAGATAGGTTTGCTGTTTGTGCCCCTGTACGAGGACACTAACCCTTGTCTTCCGGGTCTTAGGGGGGGTTTATTTCATTCTCAAGATTTTGGGACAGATTGGATGAAAATCTTTATATCCAAGCTACTATATATTCACTATGCAAaagcttttctcctttttttttaatctttattTGTTATAGCCAAAAACTCTTTTATAACACCAATGTCCACTCTCCCATCCATCtccatattttttttctctacaaaaatatatatatatttgtgaaAACTAGTCAAGTCCCTGACTAGTTTATGGCGACCAATAAACTAAAGTTTAGCGATAATAAATAAAGTCGTTTCTAAGATTGTAAGGTCTTAAATTCAAGTATCGAAGTCAAATGTATAAAAAAGAATTAGGCCATGACAAATAATGAGTTGAAAATATAAATAGTACAACCAATTTTGGAGAATGATCAAGTGCTCCAAACATGGTTGATTATTATACGATGATCATGCCCTAACTACTACTATGAATTAGCAAAGGATCTATTCATGTTTGATTTTATCTCCGTCCTTAAATCTTAATGTCGTTGCCTATGGGAACTTAATTAATTAATGCATGAAGGGTTACAGCAAATTTTCAAAGTCAAAAGTAATCAAAAGTTTTGTCAGTGAATTCACCTGTTTTTTTGCCATCAAAAGCTCTAACTGGAACTAAAAACCATGCTTGAGATTTGACTGATGACCACGAGTGAAATCATGTTTACACTCTTTATGGGAGTACTAAGTAATACTTGTGGTCTTTTTATTCtagataaataaatgaatagttATACCACATGACAACTATTCTAGCCTGTGAGGTTAAATTACAAAAGTCtttccaaattttgaaaaccaaaattagGACTTGTTGGTAAATCACCGAGCATCCATATatatcaagaaaaagaaataaataatgcaCACATTACATGGTAATGGTGTTCAAGATTGCAAATGCAGGGAAGCAAAGACGGATATGGTGGCAAGTGTGAATAGTTTACGGAGTAATGTTGCAGaaaggaggagagagagagagagagagaggcatcTGTGTATTgtgtatatatttgtatatgctGAATGTATCTTGAAGGGTGCAAAAACTCACTGGAAAGTTTGACCGTCAAGAAGGGAATCAAAAGACGGTAAAACGTACACATGGCCAACCCTATTAGGTTTTTCttcatatattattattatttattattaaaaGCCAGCCTGCCTGCCTGCCTCCCCGCTGTGAAAATAAATGCTCTCGGTAATCTCAGCATAATCATGCATGCCCCAACCCAACATTTGCCCTCtcctcttttcttgttttttgtttGTCATTGAGTGAGAAAGAGGAGGAGAgaattcttgacttttgaccctaTTAccacaattatatatatatatatatatatgagtaaattttatacATACTGACGATGCATACACTATCACGATTAGATTTACgatacatatacaaaaattGAGTTTCACATCTAAATTCgaattatgtgtcatgcatctcatggtgaaagtgtatacactgtcaatgtatTAGAAGattaatcatatatatatatagatccTACCTTTGTTTGTTAATAATTCATCCAAATATCAAAAAAGAAATTTCTCCTAGACCCTGTTCGTAgcttactatttttttttttatttaatctgTATAGCGTTAGTTTTATAACCTTACAAGTCTTGCTAGGTAAAACCAATGACAAATAGTACTAAAAGTAAGATTACAATGTACTTAATCATATTTCTAATTTAGTGTACGTATGAAATCCTTAATATTGCTAGCTCTAGCATCATACCCTTTTGGTTTGGATCTATTCTTCAAGAGATATACTACTACGTACTATTGGaaatcaaatcaaaaggaaGATTGATTATATTATATGGTTCATTCCTCACCTTTGATTATATTCAATAATATTAGTTCTGATTTGTCTTTATATAAATTGATTAGTATTGGGAgatacatacacacacaaatGACCCTAATGATTCACCTACCCTGccacagatatatatatatatatcagctGAGTTGGATCTTCACACAGTTCACATAGTCCATAATTGAACAAGTATCTAGGTTTTCTAATATTGACCAATGCCACGTGTAGATTGCTACAAACCAGTTTAGGATTTGTACCCATAAAAATATTTCGCCAAAAACGCCACGTGTTTTGCAAGAATTCTTTCCACAACCCTTGAATAATGTTGcttaacccccccccccccccctctcctcTTCCTTCTCTTCTGGCATGTGCATTTGGTATGATAAAGTGATCAGGAGGACCATAAGTGATAAAGTATGAATGAATGAAGCAGCCACTTGTGCTGTGTATTTGGAGAAAGAAGCTGCTGCtacaaattatatatatatatatatgagtagCCCAGAAGGAAGAAAGTGTTGTACAGAGATGGGGTTCCATATGCCACCAACACAAGTaaagagaaacttagaaaaATGGGTTTCCAGGAGCAATAGCTCCAACCAGAAAAATGCCAGAACACATTAATttgttaactatttttttttgtttttacaaTTAAATAACTTTGTTATATTGTGTGCTCCCAATTTTCTTTTACCCCACTTCACTTAGCTAGCTTTGATGTATTGTATTGTATTGTATTGTATTGCATTTTCTAAGGCTAATTGTGGTGCATGTCTTGACTTGGAGTGGTAGATAAGACAAGTTATGGATGCTTTCTATCATGAACTCAGATGTATAGTATAGGGCTCAGTTTAATATTCTTTTTAAGTGTGTTAATTTTGTGGATATGGATTTATTAATGATGTGAATCATGTTATGAATTTTATTAGTTGAATGAGGAATATTAATTGGGGCATAACATATTATCATTGATCATGCATGCATGGTCCTTTATTTATTGCCCAGAAAGTGTTGATTAATGCAAATATGTACAGATTCCATGCACCAAAGATCATGGAGAACCGTACCAATTACCACTAGCAAAAGGCCACTCAATGTCATGCAGGCTGGACAGCTAGTCAAGTCCTCACCGCTTGGATCAAGGTCGTTCCATGAGTTGAAATCTGTCGAATTCAAATCGATTGGTGTAATTTTTATAACTTTTAGTAGAAGATGGTATAATTTGAGTACAAATTTACATTTTATTAACACATGTAACTCTAATTTGGTGATTGCATTAATCCCTCACCGATTCACTCATCACGCTGCCTTTAATTTGCAGGATGTAATTTGTTCCTATTTGCATATTCCTGTGAATCTGAAATCCAGCTGGATAAGCATTATCAAGAAATGAATGAAGTATCTGAGGAACTGATCTTATATACAATGATAATATATTATATGCGTAAAAATCGAAATTCAAGTTGAAACGaagtaaaataatatatatacggTTAGCATATACAAGATTAACCCTAACAAAAATGAGGAATGTAGTTAAAATTGAGGCTCGGGATAAGCTTGAATGGGCGTGTGAAACTGAAAGGTTAGAAGACAAGCAGGAAACTAAAAGCCTATACATGTACTGATCCACTgcataaaaaccctttttttttcttgtagttAAAATGGAGGGAGGGGGGATACAAAGAAGTGATTTCgttatggtaaaaaaaaaaaatttagaaagacAATGGTCCGGGTAACAAGCAGGAGCAAATGACGGAATAATCCTAGGTAGGTTCATGCATTAGAGAGGCTTGTTCGACCTCTGGAACTATGAAGACACTTAACTT contains:
- the LOC140014850 gene encoding AP2-like ethylene-responsive transcription factor BBM2; translation: MASMNNWLGFSLSPQEIPSQPHQDHSQNTVPRLDTFSSEELSGTDVSGDCFDLSSHASTIPSLNLPAPFGILEAFNRNNQSQDWSFKELNMNSNTSYKTAGSEMSMLMGRACNNNNHNLENQEPKLENFLGVGGQNSLHLPSQTVEASSSNGNGTIGLSMIKNWLRNNPSTSQPENKIINGNDGVVVCSNNAQNLSLSMSMGSQSTSALPLLTAASCSDGEGGGGESSTSDNTNTNKQQNGGIGITSLDSQSGAIEAVPRKSIDTFGQRTSIYRGVTRHRWTGRYEAHLWDNSCRREGQTRKGRQVYLGGYDKEEKAARAYDLAALKYWGTTTTTNFPISNYEKEIEEMKHMTRQEYVASLRRKSSGFSRGASIYRGVTRHHQHGRWQARIGRVAGNKDLYLGTFSTQEEAAEAYDIAAIKFRGLNAVTNFEISRYDVKSILESSTLPIGGAAKRLKDAEQAEMALDAHRTNNDNLSSHLTDGMSSYGAQHAWPTIAFQQAQPLTMHYPYGQQQRLWCKQENDSDVSHSFHDLHQLQLGNTHNFLQPSVLHNLMSLDSSSMEHSSSCNSVIYSNGSNDNAAYQGVGYGSSSSYLLPMSTTVIAEEGSQNQGNGFGENGVKAIGYENMFGSSDPYQTRNFYYHPLPSSNGTLRAGLYDQGSSCNTWVPTGVPTLVARTNNMAVCHGSSTFTVGNDT